One Perca flavescens isolate YP-PL-M2 chromosome 14, PFLA_1.0, whole genome shotgun sequence genomic window carries:
- the ywhaz gene encoding 14-3-3 protein zeta/delta yields MAEKEDLIQQAKLAEQAERYDDMAAAMKAVTEEGTELSNEERNLLSVAYKNVVGARRSSWRVVYSMEQKSKDNDAKSALAKEYKETIEKELNDICKEVLDLLDKHLIPNAKPADSSVFYLKMKGDYYRYLAEVATGEKKEEIISSSRAAYQQALDISTKEMQPTHPIRLGLALNFSVFYYEIVNSPEEACKLAKAAFDEAITMLDSLNGESYKDSTLIMQLLRDNLTLWMSDAQGEGEGEGEETEQVADKN; encoded by the exons ATGGCAGAAAAGGAGGACCTGATACAGCAAGCCAAACTGGCAGAGCAGGCTGAACGCTATGATGACATGGCCGCAGCTATGAAGGCTGTCACAGAGGAGGGCACAGAGCTGAGCAACGAGGAGCGCAACCTGCTCTCTGTTGCCTACAAGAATGTGGTGGGGGCTAGGAGGTCCTCTTGGAGGGTGGTGTACAGCATGGAGCAGAAGTCAAAAGATAATGATGCGAAGAGTGCACTGGCCAAGGAGTACAAAGAGACGATCGAGAAGGAGCTGAATGACATCTGCAAGGAAGTACTG GACCTGCTCGACAAACATCTGATCCCCAATGCTAAGCCTGCTGACAGCAGTGTCTTCTACCTGAAGATGAAGGGAGACTACTACCGCTACCTGGCTGAGGTGGCCactggagaaaaaaaggagG AAATCATCAGTAGTTCACGAGCTGCCTACCAGCAGGCCTTGGATATCAGCACCAAGGAAATGCAGCCTACACATCCCATCCGCCTAGGCCTCGCTCTTAACTTCTCTGTCTTCTACTACGAGATTGTCAACTCACCCGAGGAGGCCTGCAAACTGGCCAAGGCG GCCTTTGACGAAGCCATTACCATGCTGGACTCCCTCAACGGTGAATCCTACAAAGACAGCACCTTGATCATGCAGCTGCTCCGTGACAATCTGACA CTGTGGATGTCAGACGCCCAGGGTGAAGGCGAGGGTGAAGGAGAGGAGACGGAGCAGGTAGCTGATAAGAACTGA